The Microbacterium phyllosphaerae region ACCAGGCCCGAAAGCCTGGCATGAAATTGACTAATGATCTTTAAGATCATCTTGTGCAACCGACCGAAGCCGGCTGCAAGATGCTCGCGTCCACTGTGTAGTTCTCAAAGTACGGGCGGTACCCCTTCTCACTTCCCCCACAGGGGAAACAACAAGAGGCCCAGAGGTACAGAAACGAATCCTTGCGGATCCGCATCCGGTCCCTCAGGACCCAACAGCGTGCAGGTGCGACACCCGAAACCCTCCCCGTTCCCACCGCAAGCGGTGTACTAAGAGAAACCTTCATCCTTCGCACCATGTCAAATGTTCCACCCATGAGCTCCCAGCGAAGAACGTATGCCTTCGAACTGGGTTCTGGACTCCGAAGAGTCAGATGCTCCTTAGAAAGGAGGTGATCCAGCCGCACCTTCCGGTACGGCTACCTTGTTACGACTTAGTCCTAATTACCGATCCCACCTTCGACGGCTCCCTCCACAAGGGTTAGGCCACCGGCTTCAGGTGTTACCGACTTTCATGACTTGACGGGCGGTGTGTACAAGACCCGGGAACGTATTCACCGCAGCGTTGCTGATCTGCGATTACTAGCGACTCCGACTTCATGAGGTCGAGTTGCAGACCTCAATCCGAACTGGGACCGGCTTTTTGGGATTCGCTCCACCTCGCGGTATTGCAGCCCTTTGTACCGGCCATTGTAGCATGCGTGAAGCCCAAGACATAAGGGGCATGATGATTTGACGTCATCCCCACCTTCCTCCGAGTTGACCCCGGCAGTATCCCATGAGTTCCCACCATTACGTGCTGGCAACATAGAACGAGGGTTGCGCTCGTTGCGGGACTTAACCCAACATCTCACGACACGAGCTGACGACAACCATGCACCACCTGTTTACGAGTGTCCAAAGAGTTGACCATTTCTGGCCCGTTCTCGTATATGTCAAGCCTTGGTAAGGTTCTTCGCGTTGCATCGAATTAATCCGCATGCTCCGCCGCTTGTGCGGGTCCCCGTCAATTCCTTTGAGTTTTAGCCTTGCGGCCGTACTCCCCAGGCGGGGAACTTAATGCGTTAGCTGCGTCACGGAATCCGTGGAATGGACCCCACAACTAGTTCCCAACGTTTACGGGGTGGACTACCAGGGTATCTAAGCCTGTTTGCTCCCCACCCTTTCGCTCCTCAGCGTCAGTTACGGCCCAGAGATCTGCCTTCGCCATCGGTGTTCCTCCTGATATCTGCGCATTCCACCGCTACACCAGGAATTCCAATCTCCCCTACCGCACTCTAGTCTGCCCGTACCCACTGCAGGCCGGAGGTTGAGCCTCCGGATTTCACAGCAGACGCGACAAACCGCCTACGAGCTCTTTACGCCCAATAATTCCGGATAACGCTTGCGCCCTACGTATTACCGCGGCTGCTGGCACGTAGTTAGCCGGCGCTTTTTCTGCAGGTACCGTCACTTTCGCTTCTTCCCTGCTAAAAGAGGTTTACAACCCGAAGGCCGTCATCCCTCACGCGGCGTTGCTGCATCAGGCTTGCGCCCATTGTGCAATATTCCCCACTGCTGCCTCCCGTAGGAGTCTGGGCCGTGTCTCAGTCCCAGTGTGGCCGGTCACCCTCTCAGGCCGGCTACCCGTCGACGCCTTGGTGAGCCATTACCTCACCAACAAGCTGATAGGCCGCGAGCCCATCCCCAACCAATAAATCTTTCCAGTAACTGACCATGCGGTCGCTACTCGTATCCAGTATTAGACGCCGTTTCCAGCGCTTATCCCAGAGTCAGGGGCAGGTTGCTCACGTGTTACTCACCCGTTCGCCACTGATCCACCCAGCAAGCTGGGCTTCACCGTTCGACTTGCATGTGTTAAGCACGCCGCCAGCGTTCATCCTGAGCCAGGATCAAACTCTCCGTAAAAAAGAAATGCATACGACACCGGGAAAACGGTGACGCAGCGAGTTTGATGCTGACCAAAGAGACAAATTCATTGCTGACTTCATCCGAATGCCAACCCCACAAGGAGGTTGGTCTTTGATCCAAAGGAATTCTCAACTAGCCGAAGCTAGACGAGGATAATTTGGCATTTGACAAGTGCACGCTGTTGAGTTCTCAAGGATCGGATGCTCCCACGACCCAGTCATCACAACCAGGCCCGAAGGGCAACTTCTCTATCTTATCTGTGCTTTTCAGCCTGTCAAATCGACACGCCGTGCGGCTCAGAACCAGATCTGCAGCTCGGGGCTCAAGGCCGCCGAGCCAACTTCACTAGCTTATCCGTTCCGGAGTCGCTGTCAAATCGACCGTTTCTCCGAAGTGGAAGCTCCAGGTCAGACAGAAGTGTGTCTGCGATCTGCTCCGAGGAGCTGATCGAGTGGAGGTGGTTCTCCGCTTGAGGGGGGTAAGGCTCTCGGCCTCTCCGCTTCCCTGTGGGGCGAACAAGTAATAAGTTACGTGGGTTCCGGGGTTCCGGCAAATCCGGGCTGTCCGCCGGGCGTGTCGGCCCGGCGGACAGGGCTCAGGACCCCAGGACCAGCTTCAGCTGCTCGACGGCCCAGTCGAGTTCCGTCGCCCGGATGACGAGCGGCGGAGCGATGCGGATGGTCTGACCGTGGGTGTCCTTCACCAGGACTCCACGATCGAGGAGCTTCTCGGCGATCTCGCGGCCGGTGCCCTTGGCCGGGTCGATGTCGACGCCCGCCCACAGGCCGGCGATGCGCACCTCAGTGACACCATGACCGATCAGAGGTTCGAGGCCGGCGGCCAGATGAGCACCCAGAGCGCGAGCGCGTTCCTGGAACTCCCCCGACTCGAGCATCTCGACCACGCGAAGACCGACGGCCGCCGCCAGTGGATTGCCTCCGAACGTCGACCCGTGCTCACCGGGACGGATCACGCCGAGCACATCGGTGTTCCCCACCACTGCCGAGACGGGAAGGATCCCCCCACCGAGCGCCTTGCCCAGCAGGTACAGGTCGGGCACGACGCCCTCGCGGTCGCAGGCGAACGTCTCACCGACACGGCCGAGACCAGACTGGATCTCGTCGGCGATGAACAGCACGTTCTTCTCGTCGCAGATCTCACGGATGCGACGCAGGTATCCCTCGGGTGGGATCACCACCCCGCCCTCACCCTGGATCGGTTCGATCAGCACGGCGGCGGTGTCTTCGGTGATCGCGGCGGCGACGGCATCCGCATCCCCGTAGGGGACCACGTCGAAACCCGGAGTGTACGGACCGAAGTCGGCCCGCGCCTGCTCGTCGTCACTGAAGCTGACGATCGTGGTGGTGCGCCCGTGGAAGTTGCCGGCGGCGACGATGATGCGCGCCTTGCCCTCGGCGATGCCCTTGACCCGGTACCCCCATGCACGGGCGACCTTGATGCCCGTCTCGACGGCCTCGGCTCCCGTGTTCATCGGCAGCATCATGTCTTTGCCCGACAGTGCAGCGAGCGCCGCGGCGAACGGCTCGAGACGATCGCTCATGAACGCGCGGCTCGTCAGGGTCACCCGGCCGAGCTGCTCGGTGAGCGCGGCCACGAGCGCCGGATGACGGTGCCCGAAGTTCACGGCCGAGTACGCGGCGAGCAGGTCGAGGTAGCGCTTGCCCTCGACATCCGTCACCCACGCACCCTCACCGCGGGCGATGTTGACCGGCAGCGGGTGGTAGTTGTGGGCGACGTGCGGCTCGGCCGTGACCTCGACACCGGGCTCGACGGCGGTCATGCCTCACCGCGCAGTTCGAGGGTGCAGCACTTGATGCCGCCGCCACCGAGCAGCAGCTCGGACAGGTCGACCATGATCGGGTTGTAGCCGCGCTCGCGCAACTGCACCTCGAAGCCCTTCGCCCGCGGCGAGATGATCACGTTGTACCCGTCGCTGGCGGAGTTGAGGCCGAAGACCGAGCCGTCCTCATCGGACACGAGGATCGCGTCGGGGAAACGCTCTTCGAGGATCGCGCGGCTCTGGTCGTCGAACGCACCGGGCAGGTAGGCGATGTTGGCGCGCTCGGGTCCGCCGTGCTCGACGCCCTGCACCGGGTCGAGCACCGCGATGGCGGTGTCGAGGTGGTAGAAGCGCGGATCGACGAGGTTGAGAGAGACGACCTCGCGGCCGAAGACCTCACCGACCTCACGGTGGCTGTCGCCCGTGGAGCGGAAACCCGTGCCTGCGAGGATCACGTCGCCGACGAGCAGGAAGTCGCCCTCGCCCTCGTTGACCTCTTCGGGGATGACGGTGTCGTACCCGGCGCCGCGGAACCAGTCGGCGAACGCGGGTGCCTCACCCTGGCGCTCGACGAACCGGAACTTCGGGACGTACGCGCGGCCGTCGATCAGGAATCCGCCGTTCGCGGTGTAGACCATGTCGGGGTAGCCGGCGAGGGGTTCGATCAGCTCGACCTCGTGGCCGAGCTCGAGGTACAGGTCGTGCAGCTTCTGCCACTGCTCGACGGCCCTGGCCGTGTCGGTCGGCTTGGACGGCTCCATCCACGGGTTGATCGAGTAGTTCACGGTGAAGTGCGACGGCTTGCACATCAGGTAGTGACGGTGGTGTGCAGTGCGCACCGGAGTGGCGGTCTCGGACGTCGACGCAGTGGTTTCGACAGACATGGGGCTCCTCGAACGGATGCGGCGGACGCTGTCCAGGGGCCCGGCGGTCCTTCGACCCGCGCCGCTCGGTGAGAGTCGGCGCCCGGGGAAGATGCGACTCGGGCACGCCAGCATCCATTCTGTCACCCGCCCCTGAACGCCGCCAGAGCGCGAACCGCCCTGCTTCGCTCCTCCCCTTTCGAATCGCTCACTTTGCAGCTTCGGGGCGGCTGATGCTGCAAAGTGCGCGATTCGAACGGGACTGGGGGTCGAACGGGGCTGGGGGCGAACGGGACTCGGGTCATTCACGCGATTCGAGGGCGGCACGCACGACGACCTTGCCGACCGTGTGCCCTGCCTCGAGGTGCGCGAGCGCAGCGGATGCCTGATCGAAGCCGTACTCGTGCTCGATCACAGAGGTGATGCGACCCTCGGCCGTGAGCTCCAGAAGCTTCGCGAGGATTTCGGGGCGGGGCGTCGCCGCGAGCGGGCGGATGCGCCGACTCGACCCGACTGACAGGATGGCCGCCTTCAGCATCCGCGGGATGGGCCCCAGCACGTGCCCGCCGTCTCCCGTCACGAGCACGACCGAACCACCCGGCGCGACCAGTCGCTGCAGCTCCCGCAGGCCGATGCCGCCGGCGATGTCGATCACCGCGTCGAAGTGCCCCGCGGGCAGGGCCGACAGCGGCGAGCGGCGGTGATCGAGCGTGCGCACCGCGCCGAGGTGCTCGACGAGCCGCGCGTTGCGCTCCCCGCACGTCGCCCAGACCTCGGCCCCGCGCAGCGCGGCGAGCTGCACCGCGAACGTTCCGACTCCTCCGGACGCACCGATCACGAGCACCCGAGGCACCGCGTGCGCAGATCGTCGTCGGTCGGCGCGGAGTTCGGAGTGGATGCCGATGCCCGCGCGGTCGAGCGCCTGCCAGGCCGTACCCGCGGACACCGGCAGCGTGGCCGCGGTCACGGAGGACACGTCGGGCGGGATCGGCACGAGTCGCGCGGCCGGGATCACGACGTGCGAGGCGAGGCCGCCGCCGCCGACGAGCTCGCCGACGACGCGCTCTCCGAGTTCGGCGCCGATCGCGTTCTCGCCCACGGCCACGACGGTGCCGGCGACCTCCATGCCCCGCACCGGATACTTGGGTCGCGTCAGGCCGAAGACCGGGCGCACGAGCAGCGGGTCACCGAGCATCAGTCGAACGTCTCCCGCGCTGAGAGCGGTCGCCTCGACCCGCAGCACGACCTCGCCCCGGCGCGGCACCGGCATCGGGACGTGCTCGAGCCGGAACCCGTCGGCCGGGCCGTACGTCTCCCGCACCCAGGCGGGCATCATGTCGGTCATCTCAGGCATCCTTCATCGAAGGTTCCGGGTACTGGAACAGGTCGTCGAGCCCGACGCCGAAGGCGCGGGCGATCTGGAACGCGAGCTCGAGCGACGGGGAGTACTTCTCCTGCTCGATCGCGATGAGCGTCTGCCGGGTCACGCCGATGCTGCGCGCGAGCTCGGCCTGCGTGAGCCCCGCCTCTTCGCGGTGGGCGCGGATGCGGTTGGAGACGAGCGTCGGCTTGACCATCAGACGAGCCCCCGCCGGTAGGCGACGACGCGCGCGACGCTGCCGACGACGGCCGACACGGCGAAGCCCGCGAACATCGTGTTGGCGATCCAGAAGACATCGGCCCCGACGGCGCACAGGGCGATCACGCCGAGCCCGGCGATCACGACGAAGGCCTGCTCGACGCGGGCGCCCATGCGGCTGATGTCGCGGTCGCGGACGTCGGACCTGCCGACACCGTCGGGATCCTTCGCGCCGGCGATGATCCCCCAGACGATGCTGATCACGATCGTGGCCACGATGCCGGCACCGATCGTCCACAGCATCGGCGGGAGCCAGTCGACCTCGGCCACCGCCCTGCCGGCAGCCTGCTGCAGCACGATGATGACGTACGCCGAGATCACGACGGCGCTGACGATCAGACCCGACCAGGCGTTGCGCTCCTCGTAGACCATGATGCCCTCCGATGTAAAAGATTCTTGACACGAGAGTACGCCCGTGGCATCCGCCGTGTCAAGAATTCTTTACACGCTCGGTGGTGGCGGGGTCGCGTCGGCAGCGGTGGCCAAAAAAGCATCCGAATCGCGCGATTGCGATGCGCTTTTGACCACGCACCCGAGCTCACGTGCGCTTTTGACCACGCACTGGGAGATGGGTGTGGGAAGGGCAGCGGCGGGATGCCGGATGCGGCGGGATGCCGGATGCTGGATGCCGGATGCCGGATGCCGGATGCCGGATGCCGGATGCCGGATGCGGCGGGATGCTGGCGGATGCCGGGACGGGACGGAAGGCGGGCCGAGGCGGCGTCAGATGGCCGAGGCGCTCCAGTCGTCGGGATTGCCGTAGCGATGCGCGGTGATCGCGATGGCCTGCTCGTGCACGAAGGGCAGCAGTTCGATGCGTCCGGCCGAGGTGACCTCGCCGTCGTACACCGCGAGGTCGGGGTCGCCGTCGACTGCCACGGCCAGCGCGCGATGCAGCGCCGCGACCGCGTCGCGCGATCCCACGAGCCGCACCCGATTCGGCCGGGGCTCGGCGCCGAGCGATGCGAGCGCATCTCCGGAACCGGCCTCTCGCCGCCGCATCCGGTCGATCCACTCCTCGTCGCTCTCCATGAACACGACCGCCCCGAGGGCTCCGAGCGCGCGACGCACCTCAGGCGGCAGCCCGACAGGGGTCGACAGCACGAACGCGGAACCGGCGCGGACCGCGGCGACCACGACGCGCAGCAGCTCCTGCCACCCGGCATCCGCGGTCGCCCTGATCGCGACCGGCACGGGGCGGTAGCGGAAGAGGTTGCGCTCGATGCCGAGGCGCGAGACGTCGCGCACCTGGCCGAACTCGCGGTCCCAGGCGAGGGCATCCGACAGCGCCGAGCGACGCAGCCATTCGAACGCCTCGTAGTCGAGGGACGGCTGGGCCGACTCGATCAGCTCGGTGATGCGCGAGTCCAGGCCCCGCAGGTGCAGCGTGCTCGACACGGGGCCCGATCCGCTCGAGCGCCAGGTTCCGAGTCCGACGAGGTAGTTGGGGCCGCCGGCCTTGGTGCCCGGTCCGACCGATGAGCGCTTCCAGCCGCCGAACGGCTGACGCTGCACGATCGCGCCCGTGATGCCGCGGTTCACATAGAGGTTGCCCGCCTGCACCCGGTCGAGCCACAGCGAGAGCTCGGCGGGATCCTGCGTGTGCAGCCCCGCGGTCAGCCCGTAGGCCACGGCGTTCTGCATCTCGATCGCCCGCTCGAGGGTCGGCGCATGCATGATGCCGAGCACCGGCCCGAAGAACTCCTCGGTGTGGAAGCGCGACCCCGGCTGCACACCGACGCGGATGCCGGGGCGCCACAGCCGTCCGCTCTCGTCGTCGACCGAGACCGCGGGTTCGATGAGCCACTGCTCCTCGCCCTCGAGCTCGGTGAGCGCCCAGGCGAGCTTGCCCTGCGGCCTCTCGATCACGGGCCCGACCTCGGCGCGCGGATCGGTGGGCCAGCCGACATGCAGCGACCGCGTGGCATCCGCCAGCTGCCGGGCGAACCGCTTGGAGCGACCGACCGGCCCGACGAGGATCGCCAAGGACGCGGCCGAGCACTTCTGCCCCGCGTGCCCGAAGGCACTGCGCACCAGGTCCGAGACCGCGAGATCGAGGTCGGCCGAGGGCGTGATGATCATCGCGTTCTTGCCGCTGGTCTCGGCGAGCAGCGGCAGGTCGGGCCGCCACGAGCGGAACAGCGCGGCGGTCTCCCAGGAGCCGGTGAGGATGACACGGTCGACCGACTCGTGCGCGATCAGCGTGCGGCCGAGGTCGCCCTCCTCGATGTCGACGAGCGCGAGCACATCGCGAGGCACGCCCACCTCCCAGAGCGTCTCGGCGATCACGGCCGCACAGCGTCGGGACTGCGGGGCGGGCTTGAACACGACACCGGATCCTGCGGCGAGCGCGGCGAGCACTCCGCCGGCGGGGATCGCGAGGGGGAAGTTCCACGGAGGGGTGACGACGGTCACGCGCGCAGGTTCGAAGGCGGCGCCGGCGACGGCATCCAGCTCTCGCGCCTTTGCGGCGTAGTAGCGGGCGAAGTCGACGGCTTCGCTGACCTCGATGTCGGCCTCGGCGAAGACCTTGCCCGTCTCGGCGGCGGCGACCTCGATGAGCTCCCCGCGCCGGGCCTCGAGCGCGGCAGCGGCGCGGAGCAGGACGTCGGCACGTTCCGCGGCGGGACGGGCTCCCCAGTGGGCTCCGGCATCCCGCACCCCGGCGATCGTGCTCTCGAGCACGGCGTCGTCGTCGATGCGGGCGGCCTCGATGGTCGCCGCACCCAGAGTCGAGTCGGCGATCCGCGCGTGGATCTCGCGCGCCCACTCGCGGTTGACCGGAAGCGACGGGTCGCTGTCTGCGGTGTTCTCGAACCCGGGGGCACCCCCCGTGCCCTCGTCGAGCTCGCGTGGGGCGTAGACAGCAGTCTCGAGGAACGGCTCGCCCGAGTCATCCGACCCCCTCGAGATGCCGAGGACGGCCTTGGTCAAGCCCTCTTCCGGCGCCACGGCCGCGGGTGCCGGGCGCACCGACTCGTGCACCGGGGCGAGCCGATCCTGGGTGCGCAGCGCCCCCACCTGCAGGGTCGGCGAGGTCGAGCGGTCGAGCGCGTCGAGGAACCTGTCCTGCTCGCGCACGAAGAGCGACTCGTCATCGCCGAGCCGGAACGCGGCGGAGAGGAAGTTGTCGTTCGAGGCGTTCTCCTCGAGCCGGCGCACGAGATAGCTGATCGCCACGTCGAACTCGTCGGGCTTCACGACCGGCACGTAGAGCAGCACCTCGCCGACCTCGCGCGAGACGGCCTGCACCTGCCCTTGGGCCATGCCGAGCAGCATCTCGAACTCGATCGGCGGCTGCCCGGCCGCCGTGCCGTCAGCCGCGAGACCACGCAGGCCCCGCTCCCCCGCGAGCAGCCACGCGTACGCGATGCCGAACAGGTTGTGCCCGGCGATGCCCAGGTGAACCGCGTCGATGTTCTCGGCGCGCAGCGCCCAGTCGAGGCAGCGCAGGTAGTTCGCATCGGTGTCGAGCTTGGTGTCGTAGGTCGCCTGCTCCCACCCGTGCATCTGCGACTCGACCCGCTCCATGGCGAGGTTGGCGCCCTTGACGAGCCGCACCTTGATCGGCGCGCCACCCCGGTCGACGCGGTCGCGCGCCCACGCGGTGAGCTGCTGCAGGGCGGGCAGGGCGTCGGGCAGATAGGCCTGCAGCACGATGCCCGCTTCGATGCCCTCCAGGCGCGGGTCCTCGAGGACGCGGGTGAACACCGCGATCGTCAGGTCGAGGTCGCGATACTCCTCCATGTCGAGGTTGATGAACGTGCGGTCGGACGCGGCCGTCAGATACAGCGGCAGCAGGCGCTCGACCACCGCGTCGACGACCTCGTCGAACGCCCACATCGAGATGTGGCTGATGATCGCCGACACCTTCACCGAGACGTAATCGACGTCGGGGCGACGGATCAGATCGTGGATGCCGTCGAGCCGCCGCTGCGCCTCGGCTTCGCCGAGCACCGCCTCACCGAGCAGGTTGAGGTTCAGACGCGCACCGGACTCACGGATCCTCTCGATCGCCGGACCCAGCTTGGCCGGACGGGCGTCGACGACCAGGTGGCCGACCATGTCGCGCAGAACCCTGCGCGCGATGGGCACCACGGGGCTGGGCAGGATCTGTGCGACGCCGCCACCGAGCCGCACGGCGGAACGCAGGTACCAGGGCAGGAAGTCGGGCACGATCGGCGCGATGCGGTGCAGCTGCGATGCCGCGGCCCCCAGGCTCTCTGGGCGCATGACCCCATCGACGAACCCCAGCGTGAACGGCAGCCCGTTGGCATCCTGCAGCACTCCGGCGAGGCGCTCCGCCGCAGGGTCGACGTCGGCGGCCGCAGCCTCGACCACCCAGCGGCGAGCGAGTTCCACCGCACGGTCCGCGAGAGAGGCGGATTCGGGATCCGTGGAGGGCGTCGGGTCGGCCATGACCTCAGCCTAAGACTGCGGTGAGCGCGCGGCCCTGAGCGACGGGCACTCAGTCGCCTCGGGCGCATCGGCAGCTCCGGTCGCACTTCGTGCCGTCGCATCGGGCGCATCGGCGGCTCCCGTCGCACTTCGTGCCGTCGAACGCGCGAGCGGACGGCACGAAGTGCGACCGGAGCCGGGCCTCCGCCGAGCCACACGGCACGAAGTGCGACCGCAACCGAACCCACGCGAGCCACACGGCACGAAGTGCGACCGCGACGCGGGCGAGCGACTCAGCGCGCGGCGATCATCTCGTCGTAGCCCTCGCGGAAGGTCGGATACTCGAGCGCACCCAGGAACTCCCGCAGCAGATGCCCGTCCAGAACCGTGCCGCCGCCGACCTCGGGGTCGAGGTGCGGAGGCGGTTCGACGCCGAGCCTCCTCGCGAGGTGCGAGACCACGTCGCCGAGCAGCACGGGCTCGGTGTCGACGGCATGGATCAGCGGGGGCGCCGAGTCCGCGCGCAGCATCGCCTCGAGCAGACGCACGAGGTCGGTCTCATGGATGCGGTTGGTGCGGCGCGAGTGATCGACGGCCGCCCCCTCGGTGACCCGACGGATCAGGAAGTCGCGGCCAGGCCCGTAGATGCCGGCCGGTCGCACGATCCGAGCGCCGAACAGCTCCATCGCCAGCTGCTCACCCTCGAGCAGGTCGCCGCCTCGCTCGCTCGACACCCGGGGCGCGTCGCGCTCGGTCAACGGCGTCTCGCCGGGGCGGCCTTCGAACACCCTGGTCGACGACACGAACACGACGCGCGACGGCATCGCCGGGAGAGCATCCGCGAGTCCGCGCAGCGCCGGCGGATAGATCGAGTCGCCCTCGGTGCTCGGCGGCAGCGTGATGACGACGGAGTCGTACGCCGGCAGCTCCCGGTCGAGCGGATGCCTCAGATCGGCCTCGATCGTCGGGAAGGGCAGGTCGCTCGCATGGCGCCGCATGGCCGTGACCTCCGCGCCCTGCGCGATCAGGCGCTCACCCAGGCGCGCGCCGAGCTTGCCGCATCCGACCAGCAGCACCGACCCAGGTGCGCGAGTCTCGAGTCCCCACGGATCGGTCATCTCAGTTCCACACACTCGGTGCCGAGCTGCGCACGGGAGGCAGCGCGGATGCCGCGGCCCAGTCGTGCACCCACGAATCGATCTCGGGCACGCCCTCGGGCTTGCCGACCGCGGCGAACAGCTCTTCGTTGCTGACCGTGCCTCCGGTGCGACGCAGCATACGCGAGCGCACGATCGCCCGTGCGTAGATCTCGCCGCCGACGACGGCTCGGTGCTCGAGGAACACGGCCTTGTCGTCGTGCCCGATGAAGCGGGACTGCACCTCGAACCGCTGCCACAGCTGCAGGGACTTGCGGAAGGTCACGGTCTCGCTCGACACGACGGCGTACCAGCCTCGCTCGGTCATCGCGTCGAACAGCCCCGTGCGGATCAGCAGATCCCAGCGGCCGAGGTCGAACAGCGACAGGTAGCGACCGTTGTTCATGTGGCGCAGGATGTCGATGTCCGTGGGGAGGGTCGTCAGTCTGATGCTGCTGACGGAGGCGGCATCGAGGGTCTTGCCCCGACGCACGCGACGACGGGCCGAGAGGATCACGAGGAGAGTGCGCCAGATCACGTTCACGAGGATCGATCGTAGCCATCGATGAACGGATCACGAACATCGTTGTGCGAACCCTCCAGCACTGCACCGGGGGTTTGTGAGGGCATCCGCTCGATTTCCCGTTCGCGGAGGCCGCGCGTAGAGTCACGATATGAGCGCCGAAGCCCAGCCTGAAGTCATCGTCCGTCCGGTCCGTGATGTGGATGCGGAAGCCCTGGGTCGCGTGCACGCGCAGTGCTGGCACGAGACCTACGACCACCTGATCAGCAAGGCCGCGCTCGAGAAGGTCTCGCCCCGGCGCATGGCCGAGCTGTGGACGCACTGGGCCTCTCAGGGCCCCGAGTTCACGATGCGCGCAGCGCTCGTCGACGGCGAGATCGTCGGCTTCGTCGGCTCCGGCCCCGCCCGCGACAAGGATGCTCCCGCGTTCCGCGAGCTCTACTTCATCTACCTGCTCGACGCGTATCACTCGACCGGCATCGGCCAGAAGCTGTTCGACGCCGCGGTCGAGAAGGACGAGTCGCTCTACCTCTGGGTCGCGGAGGACAACCCTCGCGCCCACCGCTTCTACACGCGCAACGGCTTCACGCTCGACGGAGCCAGCCACACGGAGCCCT contains the following coding sequences:
- a CDS encoding acyl-CoA thioesterase produces the protein MNVIWRTLLVILSARRRVRRGKTLDAASVSSIRLTTLPTDIDILRHMNNGRYLSLFDLGRWDLLIRTGLFDAMTERGWYAVVSSETVTFRKSLQLWQRFEVQSRFIGHDDKAVFLEHRAVVGGEIYARAIVRSRMLRRTGGTVSNEELFAAVGKPEGVPEIDSWVHDWAAASALPPVRSSAPSVWN
- a CDS encoding GNAT family N-acetyltransferase, producing the protein MSAEAQPEVIVRPVRDVDAEALGRVHAQCWHETYDHLISKAALEKVSPRRMAELWTHWASQGPEFTMRAALVDGEIVGFVGSGPARDKDAPAFRELYFIYLLDAYHSTGIGQKLFDAAVEKDESLYLWVAEDNPRAHRFYTRNGFTLDGASHTEPFLGETLTEVRFVR